A region of Candidatus Schekmanbacteria bacterium DNA encodes the following proteins:
- a CDS encoding alcohol dehydrogenase: MKALYFNGEKIHYKKNYPVGKPSKAEALVRILKAGICNTDIEIVKGYMGFEGILGHEFVGIVEECNEKRLIGKRVCGEINLSCGECEYCRKKLENHCPSRKVLGILNKDGCFAEFITLPIKNLHTLPKNVSDNEAVFVEPLAACFEVLKQIRIEKDDVVAVIGDGKLGLLMVQVVGQKTRNIHLIGRHRRNLNIAKRFDLLSVFLENSLKAERLKKTKCDIVIDCTGTPAGLSLSMELVKPCGKIVLKSTYASAQPLNLAPVVINEITLIGSRCGPFKDAINALKVGKVDVLPLISKDFHLSEGLEAIEYAKQKGVMKVILSVAQ; the protein is encoded by the coding sequence ATGAAAGCGCTTTATTTCAACGGGGAAAAGATTCACTATAAAAAAAATTATCCTGTTGGCAAACCTTCAAAAGCTGAAGCTCTTGTAAGAATCCTTAAAGCAGGTATATGCAATACAGATATTGAAATAGTCAAAGGCTATATGGGTTTTGAGGGAATATTGGGGCATGAGTTTGTTGGAATAGTTGAAGAATGTAATGAGAAAAGACTAATTGGTAAAAGAGTTTGTGGTGAAATAAATCTATCTTGTGGTGAATGTGAGTATTGCAGAAAAAAATTAGAGAATCATTGTCCTTCAAGGAAAGTTTTGGGGATATTGAATAAAGATGGCTGTTTTGCTGAATTTATAACACTTCCCATTAAAAATCTTCATACTTTGCCTAAAAATGTATCTGATAATGAAGCAGTTTTTGTTGAGCCCCTTGCGGCATGCTTTGAGGTTTTGAAGCAAATAAGGATTGAGAAAGATGATGTAGTTGCAGTAATTGGTGATGGTAAACTTGGACTATTGATGGTGCAGGTTGTAGGTCAAAAAACAAGGAATATTCATCTGATTGGAAGGCATAGGAGGAATCTCAATATAGCAAAAAGATTCGATCTCTTATCAGTATTTCTTGAAAATTCATTGAAAGCAGAAAGGCTGAAAAAGACAAAGTGTGATATTGTTATTGACTGCACAGGCACACCTGCAGGGCTTTCGCTTTCAATGGAGCTTGTCAAACCCTGCGGAAAAATAGTTTTGAAGAGCACTTATGCAAGTGCGCAGCCTCTAAATCTTGCGCCTGTAGTAATAAATGAAATTACACTTATCGGCTCACGCTGTGGTCCTTTCAAGGATGCAATTAACGCATTAAAAGTCGGAAAGGTCGATGTGTTGCCTCTGATTTCAAAAGATTTTCACCTGTCAGAAGGATTGGAAGCAATCGAATATGCAAAACAGAAAGGGGTAATGAAGGTAATACTTAGTGTTGCCCAATGA
- a CDS encoding RluA family pseudouridine synthase → MIKNEVIIVEKKEEGKRLDSFLHTRFTNISRRMIQQSIREGNVLLNGKKAKKGSIIFSNDKIEIIRLPEAQDLVPVANPNLDIEILYENEDFFALNKPAGMPCHPLAIDEKETVVNFIIARFPKASNFGYSVREPSILHRLDIDTSGVLLAAKKENTFNKLRNLMRTKKIKKTYLALVLNEMEKDIVIDSPLMHHEKDKRKMKVLQKKVKSKKALTSKKILEAKTEIKRVEIFKGYTLVQAVILTGVMHQIRCHLASIKHPVAGDLLYQSSKQKKQDFLKPKRHLLHCAEIVLPPEVTGKWEVIKSPLPKDFREYIEKLEKK, encoded by the coding sequence ATGATAAAGAATGAAGTCATCATAGTTGAAAAGAAGGAGGAGGGAAAGCGTTTAGACAGCTTTCTTCACACTCGCTTTACCAATATTTCTCGACGAATGATCCAACAATCAATAAGAGAAGGTAATGTTCTTCTCAACGGGAAAAAAGCAAAAAAAGGAAGCATAATCTTTTCAAATGACAAAATAGAGATTATTCGACTTCCCGAAGCGCAGGACCTTGTTCCTGTTGCAAACCCAAATCTTGATATTGAAATCCTTTATGAGAATGAAGACTTTTTTGCCTTAAATAAACCAGCAGGAATGCCGTGCCATCCGCTTGCAATAGATGAAAAGGAAACAGTTGTAAACTTTATAATAGCGCGCTTTCCTAAAGCGTCAAATTTCGGATATTCAGTCAGAGAGCCTTCAATTCTTCATCGTCTCGATATTGATACCTCAGGAGTTTTGCTTGCGGCAAAAAAAGAAAACACTTTCAATAAACTAAGAAATCTTATGAGAACAAAAAAAATCAAGAAAACATATCTTGCCTTAGTGTTGAATGAAATGGAAAAGGACATAGTGATTGACTCGCCATTGATGCATCATGAAAAAGATAAAAGGAAAATGAAGGTCTTGCAAAAAAAAGTAAAAAGTAAAAAAGCACTTACATCAAAGAAGATACTTGAAGCAAAAACTGAAATAAAAAGAGTAGAAATCTTTAAAGGATATACTCTTGTGCAGGCAGTTATTTTAACAGGTGTTATGCACCAGATTAGGTGTCATCTTGCTTCAATCAAACATCCCGTTGCAGGAGATTTGCTTTATCAATCATCAAAACAGAAAAAACAGGATTTTTTAAAACCCAAACGACATCTCCTTCACTGTGCCGAAATAGTTTTGCCCCCTGAAGTCACAGGAAAATGGGAAGTCATAAAATCACCGTTACCAAAAGATTTCAGAGAATATATTGAAAAACTCGAAAAGAAGTAA
- a CDS encoding EamA family transporter, which produces MWFFLSLLCAYLTATTDALSKKALEEENIYYIAWIRLVFCFPFLAIILLLNEIPAVDRYYFIAVFCGLPLEIIALLCYMKAIQISDLSLTIPFLALTPVFLIPTSYLMLGEKTGLKGMIGIAFITIGGYILNIQREKNGFLTPFKMMAKEKGILLMIAVAFIYSITSNFGKMGITHSSPVFFGCTYFMIQPFLLLPFIKKSDMKISSLLKRKKWLLLLIGVVYALSLITHFAALSLTNVAYMIAVKRSNLIFSVLYGYFFFNEKGIGQRISGALLMLAGIIILAFQK; this is translated from the coding sequence ATGTGGTTTTTTTTATCGCTCCTATGTGCTTATCTTACCGCTACAACAGATGCTTTGTCAAAAAAAGCTTTAGAAGAGGAAAATATATACTATATAGCATGGATACGTCTTGTTTTTTGCTTTCCTTTCCTTGCAATCATCCTGCTTTTGAACGAAATTCCTGCTGTTGACCGCTATTACTTTATCGCTGTTTTCTGTGGACTTCCATTGGAAATCATTGCCCTTCTCTGTTATATGAAAGCGATTCAGATTTCAGACCTTTCTCTGACAATTCCTTTTCTTGCGTTAACACCTGTTTTTCTCATACCAACATCCTATCTTATGCTCGGCGAAAAAACCGGTTTGAAGGGTATGATAGGTATCGCCTTTATCACCATAGGCGGCTATATTTTGAATATACAAAGAGAAAAAAATGGTTTCCTCACTCCATTCAAAATGATGGCTAAGGAAAAAGGGATTCTTCTTATGATTGCTGTTGCTTTTATTTACAGCATTACTTCAAACTTTGGGAAAATGGGAATTACACATTCAAGTCCGGTTTTTTTTGGATGTACTTATTTTATGATTCAACCCTTTCTTCTCCTTCCTTTCATCAAAAAATCTGATATGAAAATAAGTTCACTGCTCAAGAGAAAAAAATGGCTGTTATTGCTTATTGGAGTGGTCTATGCTTTATCTCTCATAACACACTTTGCCGCTCTTTCTCTAACCAATGTTGCTTATATGATTGCAGTTAAACGAAGCAATTTAATCTTCAGTGTTCTTTATGGATATTTCTTTTTCAATGAAAAAGGCATAGGACAAAGAATAAGCGGCGCTTTACTGATGCTTGCAGGAATAATTATTCTTGCATTTCAAAAATAG
- a CDS encoding DUF763 domain-containing protein translates to MKTGNANLPLHGGKAPSWLFNRMVRLASAIVDIFLEDNDPAELLVKLSDPFWFQSLGCLLGFDWHSSGVTTTVCGALKEAVKGREKETGFFIAGGKGGASRKTPKEIETFADKIGIDASPLVYASKMSAKVDNTAIQDGYQLYHHCFFFTKKGEWAVVQQGMNEDSRFARRYHWFSKSMKSFIETPHTAICCDNRGETLDMTADESKGARNASTELSAQSLEFWAKEAKLISNLELPARHQILVKDINSKYFYKIMEQTYRESPTNFEELLSIKGVGPKTIRSLSLLSELLYGEKASYKDPARFSFAHGGKDGIPYPVDRETYDKTIDILNGWINRARIDLTEKKRASERLKRFLQN, encoded by the coding sequence ATGAAAACAGGAAATGCCAATCTTCCTCTTCATGGTGGAAAAGCCCCTTCTTGGCTTTTCAACAGAATGGTGCGTCTTGCCTCTGCCATTGTAGATATTTTTCTTGAAGATAACGACCCAGCAGAGCTTCTTGTAAAATTGTCTGACCCTTTTTGGTTTCAATCACTCGGATGTCTTCTTGGTTTTGACTGGCATTCAAGTGGAGTTACAACAACCGTCTGCGGTGCATTGAAAGAAGCTGTAAAAGGAAGAGAAAAGGAAACAGGATTTTTTATTGCAGGCGGTAAAGGAGGTGCTTCCCGTAAAACTCCAAAGGAAATTGAAACATTTGCAGACAAAATAGGCATAGATGCTTCTCCACTTGTATATGCAAGCAAGATGTCTGCGAAGGTTGATAATACAGCAATACAGGATGGTTATCAGCTATATCACCACTGTTTCTTCTTTACTAAAAAGGGTGAATGGGCAGTGGTACAGCAGGGAATGAACGAAGATAGCAGATTTGCACGCAGGTATCATTGGTTTTCGAAGTCGATGAAAAGCTTCATTGAAACTCCTCATACTGCAATATGTTGCGACAATAGAGGAGAAACCCTTGATATGACTGCTGATGAAAGTAAAGGTGCAAGAAATGCATCAACAGAACTTTCTGCTCAATCTTTGGAGTTTTGGGCAAAAGAAGCAAAGCTTATTAGCAATCTTGAATTGCCTGCAAGGCATCAGATATTGGTTAAAGATATCAATTCAAAATATTTTTATAAAATTATGGAACAGACATACAGGGAATCACCAACCAATTTTGAAGAGCTTCTATCGATAAAAGGAGTTGGGCCAAAAACTATACGCTCTCTTTCTCTCTTGAGTGAGCTTCTCTATGGAGAAAAGGCGAGTTATAAGGACCCTGCACGCTTCAGTTTTGCTCATGGAGGGAAAGATGGTATTCCTTATCCAGTTGACAGAGAGACATATGATAAAACTATTGACATTTTGAATGGATGGATTAACAGGGCAAGGATTGATTTAACAGAAAAAAAACGAGCATCTGAGAGATTGAAAAGATTCTTACAAAATTAG
- a CDS encoding phosphopyruvate hydratase produces the protein MSNIVKVVGREILDSRGNPTVEAEVYLNCGAVGRAAVPSGASTGIYEAVELRDNNKKRYGGKGVTKAVKNINGPIAKALFGMDALCQGEIDETLIKLDGTKNKQKLGANATLGVSLAVAKAAAEAVGLPLYRYIGGVQGRTLPVPMMNILNGGVHADNNVDLQEFMAMPAGAKSFKEALRMGAETFHSLKAVLKKKGYSVSVGDEGGFAPNLKSNEEAVEVILEAITKAGYKPGKDIYIALDPAASSFYDKKIKRYVFWKSDKSKKTSEDMVKFYEKWVKQYPIISIEDGLDEDDWNGWKVLTDALGDKIQLVGDDLFVTNTERLKKGIEKKVANSILIKLNQIGTLTETLDAIAMAKAAGYTAVVSHRSGETEDTTISDLVVAVNTGQIKTGSACRTDRVAKYNQLLRIEEELGVDAVFPGKTLINCK, from the coding sequence ATGAGCAATATTGTAAAAGTTGTAGGACGGGAAATTTTGGATTCAAGAGGAAATCCAACTGTCGAAGCAGAAGTGTATCTCAATTGCGGCGCAGTGGGAAGGGCGGCTGTCCCATCAGGCGCTTCAACAGGCATATATGAAGCAGTAGAGCTTAGAGACAATAATAAGAAAAGATATGGCGGAAAAGGAGTAACAAAAGCAGTAAAAAATATTAATGGACCTATTGCAAAAGCGCTCTTTGGAATGGATGCTCTTTGTCAGGGAGAAATTGACGAAACACTTATAAAATTGGATGGCACAAAAAATAAACAGAAGCTTGGCGCAAACGCAACTCTTGGAGTTTCTCTTGCTGTGGCAAAGGCGGCAGCTGAAGCTGTTGGGCTTCCGCTTTACCGCTATATAGGGGGTGTGCAGGGAAGGACTTTACCTGTGCCGATGATGAATATTCTAAATGGTGGAGTTCATGCAGACAATAATGTCGACCTGCAGGAATTTATGGCAATGCCTGCAGGGGCAAAGTCGTTCAAAGAAGCCCTCAGAATGGGCGCTGAAACATTTCATAGCTTGAAAGCAGTGCTGAAGAAGAAAGGATATTCTGTATCGGTCGGAGATGAAGGAGGATTTGCGCCAAACTTGAAGTCGAATGAAGAGGCTGTTGAGGTGATCTTGGAAGCAATTACGAAAGCAGGATATAAGCCGGGAAAAGATATATATATAGCCCTTGATCCGGCGGCAAGTTCTTTTTATGACAAGAAGATTAAGAGGTATGTCTTTTGGAAATCTGACAAATCGAAAAAGACATCAGAAGATATGGTGAAATTTTATGAAAAATGGGTAAAACAGTATCCCATTATATCAATTGAAGACGGACTCGATGAAGATGACTGGAATGGTTGGAAAGTTCTTACAGATGCCTTGGGTGATAAGATTCAATTAGTTGGTGATGACCTTTTTGTTACTAATACTGAGCGGCTTAAGAAGGGAATTGAAAAGAAAGTTGCAAATTCAATTCTCATTAAACTGAATCAGATTGGAACATTGACTGAAACCCTTGATGCAATTGCAATGGCAAAAGCAGCCGGATATACTGCTGTCGTTTCACATAGATCGGGAGAAACAGAAGATACGACAATTTCTGATTTGGTCGTAGCTGTAAATACAGGACAGATAAAAACAGGTTCTGCATGTAGGACGGATAGGGTTGCAAAGTATAATCAACTGCTTCGAATCGAGGAAGAGTTGGGAGTAGATGCTGTGTTTCCCGGAAAAACTCTGATCAACTGTAAGTGA
- a CDS encoding phosphoenolpyruvate carboxylase, producing MNQSSRQSKDKPLREDVRFLGNILGSVIIEQSGKAVFDVEEKIRLLSKELRQRYDCQREAQLKKIISELKTLKMENVIRAFSLYFQLVNIAEQYHRIRRRKYYKLHPAGVVQRGSFKELYFWLKNQRIRRKDLIDALKGIQIQLVTTAHPTEAVRRTVLTKLRRIASLLERKDEAGISDYEKERILSEFKKEVTLLWQTDEIRHFKPTVIDEIRNSLYYYDEIFYDSLPESHRELEEIGLKDFLKSNKLSPLICFGTWVGGDRDGNPLVDDLVTEIAARYQKDLILSHYRQECRKLIDSLSISNRIVRPSRRLLFSINKDGKELPEIKLALAPRNINEPYRKKLSFIMAKLDNTIKANYPSTAQDTSSDKKIYRDYSEFLNDLIVIRDSLIENKAAAVAMNEVDSLIRKVEIFKFHLADLDIREFSRNITNAIGEIAQEFSICSATEYIGFGSDERVRILNKLFTGKRELDADDRKKYSADTMRIINLFSLIAKLSAEISRYLINSFIISNTENSSDLLEVLFLMDKFCIYKKSGKELKKTFDIVPLFESIDSLRKAAQIMDSLWNHPLYRKHLKRRGNIQEIMLGYSDSNKDGGYLTSNWELYKAQISLSDTAKKYGIELKLFHGRGGTVGRGGGPTNAAILALPTGVSGKIKITEQGEVISSKYLLREIAMRNFELVLSAMVMKMVSEMKKKAPLPKRWERAMDKLSEESYRVYRMLVYKDPDFIDYFYEATPIDEISKLNIGSRPSKRKQSRRIEDLRAIPWVFSWMQNRHILPGWYGVGSALEKFSEISTANKKLLKEMYENWQFFKALIDNIEMTLAKADMRIAENYMQLAKNKESARRIFDNIKREFYLTCDMVLSIGGNKRLLEKNPILQRSIALRNPYIDPLSYIQVELLKKLRSTKLKKSERQKLTFMTLLTINGISAGMRNTG from the coding sequence ATGAATCAGTCCAGCCGCCAGTCAAAAGATAAACCCCTTCGAGAAGATGTCCGATTTCTTGGCAATATCCTTGGTAGTGTAATTATCGAGCAATCAGGAAAAGCAGTTTTTGATGTAGAAGAGAAAATAAGGTTATTGAGCAAAGAGCTTCGACAGAGATACGATTGCCAGAGAGAGGCTCAGCTAAAGAAAATTATCAGCGAATTAAAGACCCTTAAGATGGAGAATGTCATAAGGGCTTTTTCACTATATTTTCAGCTCGTTAATATTGCAGAGCAATACCACCGCATAAGGAGAAGAAAGTATTATAAACTTCATCCTGCAGGAGTCGTTCAAAGAGGCTCATTCAAGGAGCTTTATTTTTGGCTAAAAAATCAGAGGATAAGAAGAAAAGATTTGATCGATGCTTTGAAAGGAATTCAGATTCAGCTTGTAACAACAGCCCACCCCACAGAAGCAGTCAGAAGGACAGTCTTGACTAAACTTCGCAGAATTGCGTCACTTCTTGAAAGAAAAGATGAAGCAGGAATATCTGATTATGAAAAAGAACGGATTTTAAGTGAATTCAAAAAGGAGGTAACGCTTCTTTGGCAAACTGACGAAATACGCCATTTTAAACCAACGGTAATAGATGAAATAAGAAATTCCTTATATTACTACGACGAAATATTTTATGATTCCCTTCCAGAAAGTCATAGGGAATTGGAAGAGATTGGATTAAAGGATTTTTTAAAGTCCAATAAACTTTCTCCTCTTATCTGTTTTGGCACATGGGTTGGAGGTGATAGAGACGGAAATCCATTGGTAGATGATTTGGTAACTGAGATTGCCGCAAGATATCAAAAAGACCTTATATTGAGCCATTATAGGCAGGAGTGCCGAAAGCTCATTGATTCATTGAGTATTTCCAATAGAATTGTCCGCCCGAGCCGCAGGCTTTTGTTTTCTATCAATAAAGATGGTAAAGAATTGCCTGAAATAAAGCTTGCATTGGCACCTCGCAATATAAATGAGCCATATCGAAAGAAATTATCCTTCATAATGGCAAAGCTTGATAACACAATCAAAGCAAATTATCCTTCAACCGCTCAAGATACATCTTCAGATAAGAAGATTTACAGAGATTATTCTGAATTTCTTAATGATTTAATTGTAATCAGAGACAGTTTGATTGAGAATAAGGCAGCAGCCGTTGCAATGAATGAAGTCGATTCTCTGATTAGAAAAGTTGAAATCTTCAAATTTCATCTGGCAGATTTGGACATTAGAGAATTTTCGCGAAATATAACCAACGCAATTGGAGAAATAGCTCAAGAATTCAGTATTTGCTCTGCTACTGAATACATCGGTTTTGGCAGTGATGAAAGGGTAAGAATATTGAACAAACTTTTCACCGGAAAGAGGGAACTTGATGCAGATGATAGAAAAAAATATTCTGCAGACACTATGAGAATCATAAATCTTTTTTCACTAATAGCAAAGCTGTCTGCGGAAATCTCCCGTTATCTCATAAATTCCTTCATTATAAGCAACACTGAAAATTCCTCTGACCTTTTGGAAGTGCTCTTCTTGATGGATAAATTTTGCATTTACAAAAAAAGTGGAAAGGAATTGAAGAAAACTTTTGATATAGTTCCACTCTTTGAATCAATAGATTCCCTGAGAAAAGCGGCTCAAATTATGGATTCCCTTTGGAATCATCCTCTTTACAGAAAACATCTCAAAAGAAGAGGAAATATTCAGGAAATAATGCTTGGTTATTCAGACAGCAATAAGGATGGTGGTTATTTGACTTCAAATTGGGAGCTGTACAAGGCACAAATCAGTTTAAGCGATACTGCAAAAAAATATGGAATAGAACTCAAACTGTTTCATGGAAGAGGCGGCACAGTAGGGCGTGGCGGAGGACCAACCAATGCTGCAATCCTTGCCCTGCCAACTGGCGTAAGTGGAAAGATAAAGATAACAGAACAGGGAGAGGTGATTTCATCAAAGTATCTCCTGCGGGAAATTGCAATGAGAAATTTTGAATTAGTCCTTTCCGCAATGGTGATGAAGATGGTTTCAGAAATGAAGAAAAAAGCTCCTTTGCCTAAAAGATGGGAAAGAGCAATGGATAAGCTTTCTGAAGAATCTTATAGGGTTTATAGGATGCTTGTTTATAAGGACCCGGATTTTATAGATTATTTTTATGAAGCAACACCGATAGATGAAATAAGTAAACTCAATATTGGTTCAAGGCCTTCAAAGAGAAAACAATCACGCCGCATTGAGGATTTAAGAGCGATTCCTTGGGTTTTTTCATGGATGCAGAATCGTCATATCCTGCCGGGATGGTACGGCGTAGGTTCAGCCCTTGAGAAGTTTTCTGAAATATCGACGGCTAATAAGAAACTTCTGAAAGAGATGTATGAAAATTGGCAGTTTTTCAAAGCGCTGATAGACAATATCGAGATGACGCTTGCAAAGGCAGATATGCGGATAGCGGAAAATTATATGCAGTTGGCAAAGAATAAGGAGTCTGCAAGGCGTATATTTGACAATATAAAAAGAGAATTTTATTTAACTTGCGATATGGTTTTATCTATTGGCGGAAATAAAAGACTTCTTGAAAAAAATCCAATACTTCAGCGTTCCATAGCTCTTAGAAATCCTTATATCGACCCTTTGAGTTATATTCAGGTTGAATTGCTGAAGAAGCTCAGAAGCACTAAGTTAAAGAAATCTGAGCGCCAAAAACTTACCTTTATGACTCTTTTGACGATAAATGGAATTTCTGCTGGAATGCGCAACACGGGTTAA
- a CDS encoding lytic transglycosylase domain-containing protein — MPMQFRTSKHFILLFLIISFFFFAVSVEGKIYKIITADGTIHLTDNPLRKSFVNSRKAEYYSSKRKVQRDYNEEKFSGIIDDVAEKYGIDRDLIITIIECESGFDPYAVSEKGAVGLMQLMPETAKRFGVEDRFNPKDNIQGGVAYIDYLMNLYDEKLDLVLAAYNAGEKAIEKHKGIPPFAETKGFVKRVLSLYDRRKGAKAYIVRHNDGTILITNHD, encoded by the coding sequence ATGCCTATGCAATTTAGAACTTCAAAGCATTTTATTTTACTGTTTCTTATTATTTCTTTCTTCTTTTTTGCAGTTTCAGTAGAAGGAAAGATATATAAGATAATAACTGCTGACGGCACAATACATCTTACAGATAATCCATTGAGAAAGAGTTTTGTCAATAGCCGCAAAGCAGAATATTATTCATCAAAGAGAAAGGTGCAAAGGGATTATAATGAAGAAAAGTTTAGTGGAATAATCGATGATGTTGCAGAGAAATATGGCATAGACAGGGATTTGATTATAACCATTATAGAGTGTGAATCAGGATTTGACCCCTATGCTGTTTCTGAAAAAGGCGCAGTAGGGCTTATGCAGTTAATGCCGGAAACAGCGAAAAGATTTGGTGTTGAGGATAGATTTAATCCGAAAGATAACATTCAGGGTGGAGTCGCATATATTGATTATCTGATGAATTTGTACGATGAAAAACTCGACCTTGTACTTGCCGCATATAATGCAGGCGAAAAAGCAATTGAGAAACATAAAGGAATACCGCCTTTCGCTGAAACAAAAGGGTTTGTAAAAAGGGTGCTAAGTCTATATGACAGGAGGAAGGGAGCAAAGGCATATATTGTAAGACACAATGACGGGACTATTTTGATAACAAATCACGATTAG
- a CDS encoding cobalamin B12-binding domain-containing protein produces MSKKKRVLIAKPGLDGHDRGAKIVARALRDAGYEVIYTGLHQTPEQIVSAAMQEDVDAIGVSILSGSHDYHFKKIMELLKEKKMDDVVVFGGGIIPEDDIPTLKSYGVAEIFTPGTSTEEVIKFIEEKL; encoded by the coding sequence GTGAGCAAGAAAAAAAGAGTCTTGATAGCAAAGCCGGGACTCGATGGACACGACCGCGGCGCAAAGATTGTAGCCCGTGCATTGAGAGATGCCGGCTACGAAGTAATCTACACAGGATTGCATCAAACACCTGAACAGATTGTATCGGCTGCTATGCAGGAAGATGTCGATGCAATTGGGGTAAGTATTCTCTCAGGTTCTCATGATTACCATTTTAAAAAGATTATGGAGCTTCTCAAAGAGAAGAAGATGGATGATGTCGTAGTGTTTGGCGGGGGAATTATTCCTGAAGATGATATCCCAACGCTCAAATCTTATGGAGTTGCAGAAATTTTTACCCCCGGTACATCTACAGAAGAGGTGATAAAATTTATAGAGGAGAAGCTATAA
- the meaB gene encoding methylmalonyl Co-A mutase-associated GTPase MeaB gives MTVELAERALNGDLRALAKIITSIENEEKGWVDYIKKLYPHSGEAYTIGITGIPGAGKSTLTDKLIRALRKDDESVSVIAVDPSSPFSGGAILADRIRMNDHFLDDKVFIRSMATRGALGGLSKKTFDVAGALDACGFKWIVIETVGVGQDEVDIAKVADTTVVVFAPGTGDEMQAMKAGIMEIGDIFVVNKADNEGAEKLETELNAILDMNYSMRDADWKVPVMKTVGITGEGIDELLAKIKEHRTFLDSKKDKKLEKLIQRNKNEIISIVRDKLLEELLSKSTNGDLTELAKKVALKEIDAYTAAETLMKK, from the coding sequence ATAACTGTGGAATTAGCTGAAAGAGCCCTCAATGGAGATTTAAGGGCGCTTGCGAAGATTATTACTTCCATTGAGAATGAAGAAAAGGGATGGGTGGACTACATCAAGAAACTTTATCCCCATTCCGGAGAAGCTTATACTATTGGTATAACCGGAATACCGGGCGCAGGCAAATCAACGCTTACTGATAAACTAATCAGAGCATTAAGAAAAGATGATGAATCGGTTTCCGTAATTGCAGTTGACCCTTCCAGTCCCTTTTCCGGTGGAGCCATTCTTGCTGACAGAATAAGAATGAATGACCACTTTCTCGATGACAAAGTTTTCATTAGAAGTATGGCAACAAGGGGGGCTTTGGGAGGACTTTCGAAAAAAACATTCGATGTTGCCGGAGCGCTCGATGCCTGTGGTTTTAAGTGGATTGTTATTGAAACAGTTGGCGTGGGGCAGGATGAAGTTGATATAGCAAAGGTTGCAGATACTACCGTTGTGGTTTTTGCGCCGGGTACCGGAGATGAGATGCAGGCAATGAAAGCTGGCATTATGGAGATTGGTGATATTTTCGTAGTCAATAAAGCTGACAACGAAGGGGCTGAAAAACTTGAAACAGAACTGAATGCGATTCTCGATATGAACTATTCTATGAGAGATGCAGACTGGAAGGTACCTGTTATGAAGACAGTAGGAATAACAGGTGAAGGGATTGATGAATTACTTGCAAAGATTAAAGAGCACCGTACTTTCCTTGACAGCAAAAAAGACAAAAAACTTGAAAAATTGATTCAGAGAAACAAAAATGAAATAATAAGTATAGTTAGAGATAAACTTTTAGAAGAACTTCTATCTAAATCGACTAATGGTGATTTGACTGAATTGGCAAAAAAAGTTGCTCTGAAAGAGATTGACGCTTATACGGCAGCTGAAACCTTAATGAAGAAATAG